A single window of Zea mays cultivar B73 chromosome 10, Zm-B73-REFERENCE-NAM-5.0, whole genome shotgun sequence DNA harbors:
- the LOC100384823 gene encoding uncharacterized protein LOC100384823, producing MQTRKKGAAKNAVGYHANPKTSRPSRRATQSTVAEKKVSDLITSSSKKQRPVGVTSKKHSKGGRKLLVSCDTTDAGNDAPQVPPSVFPDLQAQHSDGVADDRPNDSIFSPTYHHHKEGGVNNLSKGLEEQTTHVHGSKEASLKSGSNLACNTHDGINDHSGTLKLQSAGQSTLLEVDEYSELGNLSSEVSAIYLAMQQSKLECIDEQSQDSTSTEGYGEAEETEEYDDFDPYSFIKDLPDLSMVVPKFRPVLLPKQTRSCPTMTLVLDLDETLVHSTLEHCEDADFTFPVHFNFREHTIYVRCRPYLKEFLDRVASVFETIIFTASQSIYAEQLLNVLDPKRKLFRHRVYRESCVYVEGNYMKDLTVLGRDLTRVMIVDNSPQAFGFQLDNGIPIESWFDDPNDMELLKLLPFLESLVGVEDVRPYIARKFNLREKVATASSLTIDMQM from the exons ATGCAAACACGAAAAAAGGGTGCTGCAAAAAATGCAGTGGGGTATCATGCCAATCCTAAGACAAGTAGGCCATCCAGAAGGGCAACTCAATCTACAGTTGCTGAAAAGAAAGTATCTGATCTCATCACGTCTTCTTCCAAGAAGCAGAGACCTG TTGGTGTCACTTCCAAGAAGCATTCTAAAGGAGGAAGGAAGCTGCTAGTTTCATGTGATACAACTGATGCTGGAAATGATGCACCTCAGGTACCCCCTAGCGTCTTCCCTGATCTGCAG GCCCAGCATTCTGATGGTGTTGCAGATGATCGTCCCAACGATTCCATATTCTCTCCAACATACCATCATCACAAGGAAGGTGGTGTGAATAACCTATccaaag GCTTAGAAGAACAAACAACACATGTTCATGGTAGTAAGGAAGCTAGCCTAAAATCTGGTTCAAACCTTGCATGCAACACTCATGATGGGATAAATGACCACTCTGGCACACTAAAGTTGCAATCAGCTGGGCAAAGCACATTGCTTGAAGTGGATGAGTACAGTGAACTGGGAAACCTTTCCTCAGAAGTATCAGCAATATATCTTGCTATGCAGCAGTCTAAGTTGGAGTGCATTGATGAACAGAGTCAAGATTCTACCTCAACAGAAGGTTATGGTGAAGCTGAGGAGACTGAAGAGTATGATGATTTTGACCCCTACTCCTTTATCAAAGATTTACCTGATTTATCTATGGTGGTCCCCAAGTTTCGTCCTGTTCTCCTTCCAAAGCAGACCCGGAGTTGTCCTACGATGACTCTTGTACTTGATCTTGATG AGACACTTGTACATTCAACTCTTGAACACTGTGAGGATGCTGATTTCACATTTCCAGTTCATTTTAACTTCAGAGAGCACACAATATATGTTCGATGCCGCCCCTATCTCAAGGAATTCTTGGATAGGGTTGCCAGCGTGTTTGAGACAATTATTTTCACTGCTAGTCAAAGCATTTATGCGGAGCAACTTCTCAATGTTCTTGATCCCAAAAGAAAGTTGTTCCGTCATCGTGTTTATCGTGAATCTTGTGTCTATGTGGAGGGAAACTACATGAAGGATCTGACAGTACTTGGACGTGACTTAACTCGCGTAATGATTGTTGACAATTCTCCGCAG GCCTTTGGGTTCCAGTTGGACAATGGCATTCCTATAGAAAGCTGGTTTGATGATCCCAATGACATGGAGCTGCTGAAATTGCTCCCGTTCTTAGAAAGCTTGGTCGGCGTTGAAGATGTCAGGCCTTATATAGCAAGGAAGTTCAACCTAAGGGAGAAGGTAGCCACCGCATCTTCTCTTACAATAGACATGCAGATGTGA
- the LOC100384823 gene encoding uncharacterized protein isoform X1: MQTRKKGAAKNAVGYHANPKTSRPSRRATQSTVAEKKVSDLITSSSKKQRPVGVTSKKHSKGGRKLLVSCDTTDAGNDAPQVPPSVFPDLQAQHSDGVADDRPNDSIFSPTYHHHKEGGVNNLSKGLEEQTTHVHGSKEASLKSGSNLACNTHDGINDHSGTLKLQSAGQSTLLEVDEYSELGNLSSEVSAIYLAMQQSKLECIDEQSQDSTSTEGYGEAEETEEYDDFDPYSFIKDLPDLSMVVPKFRPVLLPKQTRSCPTMTLVLDLDETLVHSTLEHCEDADFTFPVHFNFREHTIYVRCRPYLKEFLDRVASVFETIIFTASQSIYAEQLLNVLDPKRKLFRHRVYRESCVYVEGNYMKDLTVLGRDLTRVMIVDNSPQDLNVKPLSSLQAFGFQLDNGIPIESWFDDPNDMELLKLLPFLESLVGVEDVRPYIARKFNLREKVATASSLTIDMQM, from the exons ATGCAAACACGAAAAAAGGGTGCTGCAAAAAATGCAGTGGGGTATCATGCCAATCCTAAGACAAGTAGGCCATCCAGAAGGGCAACTCAATCTACAGTTGCTGAAAAGAAAGTATCTGATCTCATCACGTCTTCTTCCAAGAAGCAGAGACCTG TTGGTGTCACTTCCAAGAAGCATTCTAAAGGAGGAAGGAAGCTGCTAGTTTCATGTGATACAACTGATGCTGGAAATGATGCACCTCAGGTACCCCCTAGCGTCTTCCCTGATCTGCAG GCCCAGCATTCTGATGGTGTTGCAGATGATCGTCCCAACGATTCCATATTCTCTCCAACATACCATCATCACAAGGAAGGTGGTGTGAATAACCTATccaaag GCTTAGAAGAACAAACAACACATGTTCATGGTAGTAAGGAAGCTAGCCTAAAATCTGGTTCAAACCTTGCATGCAACACTCATGATGGGATAAATGACCACTCTGGCACACTAAAGTTGCAATCAGCTGGGCAAAGCACATTGCTTGAAGTGGATGAGTACAGTGAACTGGGAAACCTTTCCTCAGAAGTATCAGCAATATATCTTGCTATGCAGCAGTCTAAGTTGGAGTGCATTGATGAACAGAGTCAAGATTCTACCTCAACAGAAGGTTATGGTGAAGCTGAGGAGACTGAAGAGTATGATGATTTTGACCCCTACTCCTTTATCAAAGATTTACCTGATTTATCTATGGTGGTCCCCAAGTTTCGTCCTGTTCTCCTTCCAAAGCAGACCCGGAGTTGTCCTACGATGACTCTTGTACTTGATCTTGATG AGACACTTGTACATTCAACTCTTGAACACTGTGAGGATGCTGATTTCACATTTCCAGTTCATTTTAACTTCAGAGAGCACACAATATATGTTCGATGCCGCCCCTATCTCAAGGAATTCTTGGATAGGGTTGCCAGCGTGTTTGAGACAATTATTTTCACTGCTAGTCAAAGCATTTATGCGGAGCAACTTCTCAATGTTCTTGATCCCAAAAGAAAGTTGTTCCGTCATCGTGTTTATCGTGAATCTTGTGTCTATGTGGAGGGAAACTACATGAAGGATCTGACAGTACTTGGACGTGACTTAACTCGCGTAATGATTGTTGACAATTCTCCGCAG GATTTAAATGTAAAGCCGCTTTCCTCGTTGCAGGCCTTTGGGTTCCAGTTGGACAATGGCATTCCTATAGAAAGCTGGTTTGATGATCCCAATGACATGGAGCTGCTGAAATTGCTCCCGTTCTTAGAAAGCTTGGTCGGCGTTGAAGATGTCAGGCCTTATATAGCAAGGAAGTTCAACCTAAGGGAGAAGGTAGCCACCGCATCTTCTCTTACAATAGACATGCAGATGTGA
- the LOC100384823 gene encoding uncharacterized protein isoform X4: MQTRKKGAAKNAVGYHANPKTSRPSRRATQSTVAEKKVSDLITSSSKKQRPVGVTSKKHSKGGRKLLVSCDTTDAGNDAPQAQHSDGVADDRPNDSIFSPTYHHHKEGGVNNLSKGLEEQTTHVHGSKEASLKSGSNLACNTHDGINDHSGTLKLQSAGQSTLLEVDEYSELGNLSSEVSAIYLAMQQSKLECIDEQSQDSTSTEGYGEAEETEEYDDFDPYSFIKDLPDLSMVVPKFRPVLLPKQTRSCPTMTLVLDLDETLVHSTLEHCEDADFTFPVHFNFREHTIYVRCRPYLKEFLDRVASVFETIIFTASQSIYAEQLLNVLDPKRKLFRHRVYRESCVYVEGNYMKDLTVLGRDLTRVMIVDNSPQAFGFQLDNGIPIESWFDDPNDMELLKLLPFLESLVGVEDVRPYIARKFNLREKVATASSLTIDMQM; this comes from the exons ATGCAAACACGAAAAAAGGGTGCTGCAAAAAATGCAGTGGGGTATCATGCCAATCCTAAGACAAGTAGGCCATCCAGAAGGGCAACTCAATCTACAGTTGCTGAAAAGAAAGTATCTGATCTCATCACGTCTTCTTCCAAGAAGCAGAGACCTG TTGGTGTCACTTCCAAGAAGCATTCTAAAGGAGGAAGGAAGCTGCTAGTTTCATGTGATACAACTGATGCTGGAAATGATGCACCTCAG GCCCAGCATTCTGATGGTGTTGCAGATGATCGTCCCAACGATTCCATATTCTCTCCAACATACCATCATCACAAGGAAGGTGGTGTGAATAACCTATccaaag GCTTAGAAGAACAAACAACACATGTTCATGGTAGTAAGGAAGCTAGCCTAAAATCTGGTTCAAACCTTGCATGCAACACTCATGATGGGATAAATGACCACTCTGGCACACTAAAGTTGCAATCAGCTGGGCAAAGCACATTGCTTGAAGTGGATGAGTACAGTGAACTGGGAAACCTTTCCTCAGAAGTATCAGCAATATATCTTGCTATGCAGCAGTCTAAGTTGGAGTGCATTGATGAACAGAGTCAAGATTCTACCTCAACAGAAGGTTATGGTGAAGCTGAGGAGACTGAAGAGTATGATGATTTTGACCCCTACTCCTTTATCAAAGATTTACCTGATTTATCTATGGTGGTCCCCAAGTTTCGTCCTGTTCTCCTTCCAAAGCAGACCCGGAGTTGTCCTACGATGACTCTTGTACTTGATCTTGATG AGACACTTGTACATTCAACTCTTGAACACTGTGAGGATGCTGATTTCACATTTCCAGTTCATTTTAACTTCAGAGAGCACACAATATATGTTCGATGCCGCCCCTATCTCAAGGAATTCTTGGATAGGGTTGCCAGCGTGTTTGAGACAATTATTTTCACTGCTAGTCAAAGCATTTATGCGGAGCAACTTCTCAATGTTCTTGATCCCAAAAGAAAGTTGTTCCGTCATCGTGTTTATCGTGAATCTTGTGTCTATGTGGAGGGAAACTACATGAAGGATCTGACAGTACTTGGACGTGACTTAACTCGCGTAATGATTGTTGACAATTCTCCGCAG GCCTTTGGGTTCCAGTTGGACAATGGCATTCCTATAGAAAGCTGGTTTGATGATCCCAATGACATGGAGCTGCTGAAATTGCTCCCGTTCTTAGAAAGCTTGGTCGGCGTTGAAGATGTCAGGCCTTATATAGCAAGGAAGTTCAACCTAAGGGAGAAGGTAGCCACCGCATCTTCTCTTACAATAGACATGCAGATGTGA
- the LOC100384823 gene encoding uncharacterized protein isoform X2 has translation MQTRKKGAAKNAVGYHANPKTSRPSRRATQSTVAEKKVSDLITSSSKKQRPVGVTSKKHSKGGRKLLVSCDTTDAGNDAPQAQHSDGVADDRPNDSIFSPTYHHHKEGGVNNLSKGLEEQTTHVHGSKEASLKSGSNLACNTHDGINDHSGTLKLQSAGQSTLLEVDEYSELGNLSSEVSAIYLAMQQSKLECIDEQSQDSTSTEGYGEAEETEEYDDFDPYSFIKDLPDLSMVVPKFRPVLLPKQTRSCPTMTLVLDLDETLVHSTLEHCEDADFTFPVHFNFREHTIYVRCRPYLKEFLDRVASVFETIIFTASQSIYAEQLLNVLDPKRKLFRHRVYRESCVYVEGNYMKDLTVLGRDLTRVMIVDNSPQDLNVKPLSSLQAFGFQLDNGIPIESWFDDPNDMELLKLLPFLESLVGVEDVRPYIARKFNLREKVATASSLTIDMQM, from the exons ATGCAAACACGAAAAAAGGGTGCTGCAAAAAATGCAGTGGGGTATCATGCCAATCCTAAGACAAGTAGGCCATCCAGAAGGGCAACTCAATCTACAGTTGCTGAAAAGAAAGTATCTGATCTCATCACGTCTTCTTCCAAGAAGCAGAGACCTG TTGGTGTCACTTCCAAGAAGCATTCTAAAGGAGGAAGGAAGCTGCTAGTTTCATGTGATACAACTGATGCTGGAAATGATGCACCTCAG GCCCAGCATTCTGATGGTGTTGCAGATGATCGTCCCAACGATTCCATATTCTCTCCAACATACCATCATCACAAGGAAGGTGGTGTGAATAACCTATccaaag GCTTAGAAGAACAAACAACACATGTTCATGGTAGTAAGGAAGCTAGCCTAAAATCTGGTTCAAACCTTGCATGCAACACTCATGATGGGATAAATGACCACTCTGGCACACTAAAGTTGCAATCAGCTGGGCAAAGCACATTGCTTGAAGTGGATGAGTACAGTGAACTGGGAAACCTTTCCTCAGAAGTATCAGCAATATATCTTGCTATGCAGCAGTCTAAGTTGGAGTGCATTGATGAACAGAGTCAAGATTCTACCTCAACAGAAGGTTATGGTGAAGCTGAGGAGACTGAAGAGTATGATGATTTTGACCCCTACTCCTTTATCAAAGATTTACCTGATTTATCTATGGTGGTCCCCAAGTTTCGTCCTGTTCTCCTTCCAAAGCAGACCCGGAGTTGTCCTACGATGACTCTTGTACTTGATCTTGATG AGACACTTGTACATTCAACTCTTGAACACTGTGAGGATGCTGATTTCACATTTCCAGTTCATTTTAACTTCAGAGAGCACACAATATATGTTCGATGCCGCCCCTATCTCAAGGAATTCTTGGATAGGGTTGCCAGCGTGTTTGAGACAATTATTTTCACTGCTAGTCAAAGCATTTATGCGGAGCAACTTCTCAATGTTCTTGATCCCAAAAGAAAGTTGTTCCGTCATCGTGTTTATCGTGAATCTTGTGTCTATGTGGAGGGAAACTACATGAAGGATCTGACAGTACTTGGACGTGACTTAACTCGCGTAATGATTGTTGACAATTCTCCGCAG GATTTAAATGTAAAGCCGCTTTCCTCGTTGCAGGCCTTTGGGTTCCAGTTGGACAATGGCATTCCTATAGAAAGCTGGTTTGATGATCCCAATGACATGGAGCTGCTGAAATTGCTCCCGTTCTTAGAAAGCTTGGTCGGCGTTGAAGATGTCAGGCCTTATATAGCAAGGAAGTTCAACCTAAGGGAGAAGGTAGCCACCGCATCTTCTCTTACAATAGACATGCAGATGTGA